CCGACAGCGATGGGCTAGGCCCTGCTCCTGGATACGGTGCTGCGCCAGCTCCGCCTGCCGTTCGCTGAGGGTAATGCCGACCGCTTCGACGCCGTACCGTTGCGCCGCATGCAGAACCAGCCCGCCCCACCCGCATCCAATGTCGAGCAGCCGTTCGCCCGGCTGGAGGCGAAGTTTCCGGCAGACATAGTCAAGCTTCCGCTCCTGCGCGGTGTCCAACTCCTCGTCCAGCCGCGCGAAGTAGGCGCAGGAGTAGACCATGCGGCGATCCAGCCACAACCGGTAAAACTCGTTGGACGTGTCGTAGTGGTAGGACACCGCCTGCTTGTCCCGCCCGGCTGAATGCGCGGCGCCGCGCAGGGAGACAGGCGACCGTCCTCCGGCGGCCGGCCTGTTCGCCGGAAGTCGCCAGAGCCACCAGCCGTATCGAGCCAAGTCCTTGAACGTCCAGCGCCGGCCGGCGAGGAACCACCCCAGATCCGTCGCGGCCTCCAAGTCGCCTTCCACATCGATGTCGTCATTGACAAAGGCTTCTCCCACCGCCAACTGACTGGGGCGGAAACAGAGGGCTCGTAAGGCGCCCGGATGTTTGAGCACCAGGGTAAAGCATCTGGGTTGTCCAGCCTCCGGTTCCCAGATCCGTCCGTCCCAACAGCGCACGGCGAAGTTCCTTGGTCGATAGGTACCGATCAGGCGTTGCAGAACCAAAAGGGATTGGAAACTGAGGTCCGTCGTCTCATTCTTGGTGCGGGCGACGTCGCGGAACGCCTCATTCTTCCGGCAAGATTCGACTATCATACGACACCTCCTGCTGAGGTGGCTACGATTATCCAGTAGAAAACTGCAACGTCGGTGCCAAGAGAGTTTCCCGCTACTTATGCGCAGTAACCGCCATCCGCTCTGTTGCGGGATGCAACAGGCTGTTGCAAAACGGGGCTGATTCGCCCCTGTCCAGCCTTTGTTGTCGCACGCAAATGAGAATACTATGACCGACGTGGTGGCAGGGGGATCTGGTGATTGGCCTAGTCTATGGGAATCCCAAAGCTTTCCAGCAGGTTAGAAAAGATTTCGTCCGAATCCACGACCAGAGTGTTTGGTTATAGAATAAAGGAAGGTCCGATCTCAGTGGAGTAATGAATCCGAGGAGGTGAAGAACCATCATGACGACACAGCGATCAAAGCCGATCTGTGGGATCGATGCGAAGTCCAGACCGTGGTTCACGATGGCCCTGGGTGTCCTATCGGTCCTGTGGTTCTCAAGCGGAGGCACGACCGGGCTGGCGGCTGAGTCTCATCGCATTCTTGTGGTGGGCCACGGTCCTGAGCAGCCGGTCATTCAAGAACTCGCGCGCGCTTATGAAAAACGCCATCCTGGAACGGTCATCGATATCGAGTGGGACCGGGTGTTGGACACGGTGGCGATGGTCAAGAGCGGGCAGGCCGATTTGGCCGTGACGGGCCAACGGGATCCGGAGTTGCGCGCCGCGCAGGTTGCGTGGGACGGCATCGCCGTCATCGTGAATTTCGCGAATCCGCTGTCCGAGGTCACCACCGATCAGGTCCGCGCGCTCTTCAGCGGAGAGGTTCAACGATGGTCTTCATTCGAAGGCTCCGATGCGCGGGTCGAATTGATCCGCCGGACGCCGGATCAAAATATCGACAGCGGATTTGAGGAATCCCTCGGGATCGTCGGAAAAATGCCGGAATCCTCCAAACCGGCCCGATCCGATCAAAAAACATTGGCCAGCGTGTCGGGCAAGGACAACGCCGTGAGCTACATCTCGCTCAAGGCGGCGCTGGATGCGCAGGGATTGGGAATTCCGATCCGAATTCTGACCATCGACAAGGTCGAGCCGGGAGAGCCGACGGTGAAGGAAGGACGGTACAAGCTGCGGCGGCCGGTGCTGTTCCTGTCGAGGAAGGAGGCGCACCCTTTGGTGGATTCGTTCACAGCCTTTGCGCAGTCGGCCGAAGGGCAGGCCATCCTGTCGAAGATGTATACGGCCTATACCCCGCCTCCGAATCAGCCGAAGGAAGCGAAGCCCCGGGACTCCAACGCTCCAGAGGCCAAGCAGGCAAGCTGACAGCGGTACGCAACGACCATGGAGGTGCGGCGGCGCGCTATGGTTGCAGCACCGTCGATCGCATGAGTCCGTCCGCCTGGGGAGGCGAAAAGCCCTGATAGCCGGCATGGCGTTCGGTCAGCTCCAGCACCGAGAAGGGCTCGCCGTCGACCGATTCCGGAACCGTGAAAATTTGTCGGAGCGCGCTGCCGGGCGCGCCGACGATCTCACCGGCGAAACGCACGCCCTTGGCCTTCAACCGGGCGATCGACTTGTCGATGTCTTCCACCCGCACCGCGAGATGGTGAAAGACCCGGTCTCCGAACTTCGCGACCCACCGCGGGATCACGCTGGTCTTGCCTCGGTCATCCGCATAGGCCTGATCGACGAAGAGCGCCGGATAGCCTGGCGCGCGATAGACCTTCGCATACCAGTCACTGTACTCGATGGTTTCGGCATACTCATAGCCGAGGTCCACAAACTCCTGCGCGCGCCGATCGATATCGTCCGTCCGGATCGTCAGATGGTCGATCACCGGCAGCAGTCCCACCGCGATGCTGTCCAGATCCGCCTTGATCGCCTGAGCGGCGCGGTTCTTCGCCACATAGTCCGCCACCATCGGTTCGATCAACGCATCTAACTTGACCCCATCCCGCATAGTCCTCCTCCCTCTTTGGAATCAGGCCTCATTCGCCAAGCGTCAATCGTCAACGGTAAGAGGGCCGGCCAACCGAGAAGCCCGATGAACGAATGACGAATGACGATTGACGGCTTCATTCTCCGAATCGGATGCCCTGGGCCAGCGGCAGGTCGGTGCTCCAATTGATCGTGTTCGTCTGTCGCCGCATGTAGGCCTTCCAGGAATCCGAGCCGGCTTCCCGCCCCCCGCCCGTCTCTTTCTCCCCGCCGAAGGCGCCGCCGATCTCCGCGCCGGATGTGCCGATGTTCACGTTGGCGATGCCGCAATCGCTCCCGGCCGCGGACAGAAACCGTTCGGCTCTGCGGACACTGTCGGTGAAGATGGCCGAGGAGAGGCCCTGCGGCACGTCGTTGTGCATGGCGATCGCTTCATCGATCGTCTTGTAAGTCATCAAATACAGGATCGGCGCAAAGGTCTCCCGTTGAACCGCTTTCCACCGGTGCTGGGCCGAGACGATCGTCGGCTCGACATAGAACCCGGGCCGGTCCAACACCGACCCGCCGACGAGGACCTCTCCGCCTTCCCGCCGCACCTCATCCAAGGTCTCCCGGTACCGTTCCACGGCGGCCCGATCGATCAGCGGCCCCATGAGCACCCCCGGTTCAAGCGGATCTCCGATCCTCACTTGCTTATAGGCGGCGATCAATTTGGTCAATAACGTATTTCGCACGGACTCATGCACGATCAAACGGCGGGTGCTGGTGCAGCGTTGCCCCGCCGTGCCGACCGCGCCGAACACGATCGCGCGGGTGGCAAGTTCAAGGTCCGCCTGTTCATCGACGATGATGGCGTTGTTGCCGCTCAATTCCAGCAGCGTGCGGCCCAGCCGTTTCCCGACCAACTCCGCCACCCGGCGCCCGACCGGGACCGAGCCGGTGAAGGAGATCAACGGAAGGCGCGCGTCTTCCACCATCCGCTCCGCCAGGCTCACATCATCCGAGAGCACCAGACCGAAGACGTCGGGATAGCCCTGTTCTTCCAGCACGGCCCGGAAGATCCGCTGGACGGCGAGCGCGCATAAGGGGGCCTTGGGAGAGGGCTTCCACAGGACCGTGTCGCCCGCCACCGCCGCGATAAAGGCGTTCCAGGCCCAGACGGCGACGGGAAAGTTGAAGGCCGTGATGACCCCGACCACACCGAGCGGGTGCCACTGTTCGTACATGCGGTGCGCCGGCCGCTCGGACTGCATGGTCAGCCCGTAAAGCATCCGCGATTGGCCGACCGCGAAATCGGCCATGTCGATCATTTCCTGCACCTCCCCGTCTCCCTCGGCCTTGATCTTGCCGACCTCCAGGGAAACCAGCGTGCCCAGGAGATCCTTCTTCTCCCGCAAGGCCTGGCCGATCAGGCGAATGACCTCGCCCCGCTTGGGCGCCGGCACCATCCGCCAGGCGAGGAAGGCCTGCTGCGCCGCGCCCACAACCTGCTCATACTCCTGAATCGACGCGCGAGAGACCGTCGCGAGCGCCAAGCCCGTGGCGGGATTCAGCGACTCAAACGTCCGGGTCTGATCCGGCGCCGGCGACCAGGCTCCGATCGTGGCGCCCGGATTCAGTTGCGACAGACCCAGTCGATCCAGAATGTGCGCCGCATCCACCATCGTCGTTTCCCGCTGTCAGCCTGATTTTCGTCCGGCACTCGACCGCCTATCGATAATAAATTCCGAACCGGTTCTCCAGAAAACCCTGAAGCGGGAAGGACTCTTCGGTGATAAAGCCCTTGTAGGCCTCCGGCTGTTGCAGCACGAGATCCACCACCGCGCAGAGTGCCGAAGCGGTCGTCACTTGGATCGCCGACCAGAGCCGCCCGGCGATCGTTTGCGGATAGACCTTCTTCACGTAGGTCTCTTCGAACAGCCCTCCCTGCTGCTGGCCGGTGACCGCCACATAGATCAGCACCACGTCCTGCAAAGTACGGGGGACCGCCCGTTCCAGAATCCGTTTCAAGGTCTCCCGATCCTCGTTCAATTTGAGGTCTTTCATCAGCAGGTGGATCTTCTCGCAATGGCCGGGATAGCGCAGGGTCTTGTAGTTGAGCGTCCGGACCTTGCCCACGTAGGTATCGGCCAACGTGCCCAAGCCGCCGGAGGTATTGAAGGCCTCGTAGAGCAAGCCGTCCACTTCGATCGTTTCGTACCCTTCCAGCGGCTGTAAGGGGACCTTTTCTCCCTCCTCGATGCCGTAGCAGATGTTGCCGTACTCGTTGATGAGGCCGTCGGTGGACCAGGTCAGCGAGTATTTCAACGCATTGCTCGGATGGACCGGCAGCGCGCCGACCCGCATTTTGACGGTATCCAGCGATTCAAAATGCGTCATCAATTCATGGGCCACGATGCTGATGAACCCGGGCGCCAGCCCGCATTGCGGCACAAAGGCCGTGGACCCGCCATGGCTGAGGATCTTGATCTGGTCGGTGACGCCGACATCCTCGGTCAGGTCGAAATAATGGACCCCGACCTCCTGCGCCGCCCGGGCGACCGCCAGGTTGCAATAATAGGGGAGGCTGGAGATGACGGCGACCGGAGCATGCAGTGTCAAGTAATGGAGCAGAGCGCCCCGGTCGTTGACATCGAGGCTACAGGGTGTGAAATGGGAGAGGTCCAGATCCTTCCCGAGCTGGAGCGGGACATCAATGTCGAGGTCAGCCAAATGCACGGCATAGTCGCCGCTCTTCGCGAGCAAACAGGCGATCAAGCCCCCGATCTTTCCGGCCCCGATGACCAGCACGGTGTGCATCGATTCAACTCTCCGTCGCCTCATTATAACGTGCCGGCAGAAAAGGAAAACCCTTAACCTCTCATTGAACATCTCATTGCGCAGCCCCTTGTCTCCCGGCACTCATGCTCTGCATGAACTTTATTCTTGCAGCCGATTTCGCCGGGATTGTTCAGGCAAGGCTGGAACCGGCGCGGCGATTCAGGACCCATTGGCTGAATGAGCGCTACTCAGACGGTCGGGCTCTCTGAACAATCATCAAGAATGGGGGGATGCGAAACCAGGCTGATTGAAATCCGCAACGCATTGATAACACGTTGTTTTTTGACTGAGGATGGCCCAAGGCCGAATATGTTAGGCTCTTACTGCCCGAATCGAATCGCAATCGAGAGAGCGGGCGCGGCATCTCTTTTCAACACTCACACACATATATGGCATCTGGAGATTGGTCTCATGCTACGAATCCCGGCTCACGTGATATTGCCGTTCGGATATCGGATCCTGGTCAAGCAAGTCACGGACAGCGAGATGGACGCCAGGGACAAGGACGCCGACGGCATCTGGGACAGCGATACCAGGACGATCTATATTCGGAAACGGTTGCCTGTGACACGCCGGCGCTACATCCTGGCCCACGAACTGGGCCATGCCTGGTTGGATTGGCAACATCGCCACCTCGACAACGGCAAGGCCAGCACCTGATCTGAAACATCTCCGCAAGGGATCCGGCCGTCTGGCCTGCCTAACAGAACCCTGGGTTGACGCCCTCGCCGCCAGCGCGCCCGGTCATTCATCTGCGAGCTTCAGGATCGCCTTCCACTCGTCCGGCTTTACCGGCTGGACCGACAGCCGCGACCCTTTTCTGAGCAGCTCCATGCGCTTGAGCGGAGCCTGTTTTCTCAGCAGGTCCAGGCCGAGCGGCCGGAGAAACTTCCTTACGAACTTGATGTCCACCATCTCCCAGACCGGCTTGGAGGGATGGCTCTTCGGATCGTAGTGCTTGTCTTTCTTGTCGAAGGCGCTGTCATCCGGATAGGTCGTGCGCACGACTTCGGCGATGCCGACCACAGCCGGCGGGTCCGCGTTGCTGTGATAGAACAGCACCTGATCACCAACCTGCATGGCCCGCATGTAGTTGCGGGCTTGGTAGTTGCGCACGCCGTCCCAGCAAGTCCGCTGCCCCGGCGAGGCGGCCAGATCATCGATTGAAAAGGCCGAGGGCTCCGATTTCATCAGCCAATACCGTCCGCTCGTCTTCATGGCCCATCCCTTCTTCTGCGTTTCTCTTGTCGCCCGCTGAGAGACTCGTTAAGCTGCCCTTCTACACCACGTTGAGAAGGCCGAGGCCTGAACCAACTCGATGGACCCCCTCGGCCCGATCACGGCCGCAGCCCATCGATGGACTGTCATGAGGAGGACGCTGCATGGAGCTCTCCCCGCTGCTCTTTGGACTCTATAAGTTCGCAAAATTCTTTCTCTACCCCGTGACCTGGCTGGCCTTCTCCCTCGGCTGGCTCACGCTGATCCTGCTGCTCCCCTATTCACCGCGCCGGCACAACAAGCTCCGCTTGTTTGGATTGTCGGCCTGTTTCATCCTGCTGCCGCTCGGCACTCCCATGGTGTCAGGCTCATTGCTCGCCTGGTGGGAAACTTTGGCGCCGCCGTTCGACGAATCCGTTTCCCGCCGGTTTGACGCCATTGTCGTGCTCGGCGGCGGGGTCAAGGCCCACGGCACGCTGCGTCCGGACGACAGCCTCAGCGAGTTCAGCCTGGAGCGGACGACTTGCGGCGCAGACCTCTTCC
The DNA window shown above is from Nitrospira tepida and carries:
- a CDS encoding ImmA/IrrE family metallo-endopeptidase, translating into MLRIPAHVILPFGYRILVKQVTDSEMDARDKDADGIWDSDTRTIYIRKRLPVTRRRYILAHELGHAWLDWQHRHLDNGKAST
- a CDS encoding EVE domain-containing protein, with the translated sequence MKTSGRYWLMKSEPSAFSIDDLAASPGQRTCWDGVRNYQARNYMRAMQVGDQVLFYHSNADPPAVVGIAEVVRTTYPDDSAFDKKDKHYDPKSHPSKPVWEMVDIKFVRKFLRPLGLDLLRKQAPLKRMELLRKGSRLSVQPVKPDEWKAILKLADE
- the amaB gene encoding L-piperidine-6-carboxylate dehydrogenase, with the translated sequence MVDAAHILDRLGLSQLNPGATIGAWSPAPDQTRTFESLNPATGLALATVSRASIQEYEQVVGAAQQAFLAWRMVPAPKRGEVIRLIGQALREKKDLLGTLVSLEVGKIKAEGDGEVQEMIDMADFAVGQSRMLYGLTMQSERPAHRMYEQWHPLGVVGVITAFNFPVAVWAWNAFIAAVAGDTVLWKPSPKAPLCALAVQRIFRAVLEEQGYPDVFGLVLSDDVSLAERMVEDARLPLISFTGSVPVGRRVAELVGKRLGRTLLELSGNNAIIVDEQADLELATRAIVFGAVGTAGQRCTSTRRLIVHESVRNTLLTKLIAAYKQVRIGDPLEPGVLMGPLIDRAAVERYRETLDEVRREGGEVLVGGSVLDRPGFYVEPTIVSAQHRWKAVQRETFAPILYLMTYKTIDEAIAMHNDVPQGLSSAIFTDSVRRAERFLSAAGSDCGIANVNIGTSGAEIGGAFGGEKETGGGREAGSDSWKAYMRRQTNTINWSTDLPLAQGIRFGE
- a CDS encoding VOC family protein, which codes for MRDGVKLDALIEPMVADYVAKNRAAQAIKADLDSIAVGLLPVIDHLTIRTDDIDRRAQEFVDLGYEYAETIEYSDWYAKVYRAPGYPALFVDQAYADDRGKTSVIPRWVAKFGDRVFHHLAVRVEDIDKSIARLKAKGVRFAGEIVGAPGSALRQIFTVPESVDGEPFSVLELTERHAGYQGFSPPQADGLMRSTVLQP
- a CDS encoding saccharopine dehydrogenase family protein gives rise to the protein MHTVLVIGAGKIGGLIACLLAKSGDYAVHLADLDIDVPLQLGKDLDLSHFTPCSLDVNDRGALLHYLTLHAPVAVISSLPYYCNLAVARAAQEVGVHYFDLTEDVGVTDQIKILSHGGSTAFVPQCGLAPGFISIVAHELMTHFESLDTVKMRVGALPVHPSNALKYSLTWSTDGLINEYGNICYGIEEGEKVPLQPLEGYETIEVDGLLYEAFNTSGGLGTLADTYVGKVRTLNYKTLRYPGHCEKIHLLMKDLKLNEDRETLKRILERAVPRTLQDVVLIYVAVTGQQQGGLFEETYVKKVYPQTIAGRLWSAIQVTTASALCAVVDLVLQQPEAYKGFITEESFPLQGFLENRFGIYYR
- a CDS encoding SAM-dependent methyltransferase — its product is MIVESCRKNEAFRDVARTKNETTDLSFQSLLVLQRLIGTYRPRNFAVRCWDGRIWEPEAGQPRCFTLVLKHPGALRALCFRPSQLAVGEAFVNDDIDVEGDLEAATDLGWFLAGRRWTFKDLARYGWWLWRLPANRPAAGGRSPVSLRGAAHSAGRDKQAVSYHYDTSNEFYRLWLDRRMVYSCAYFARLDEELDTAQERKLDYVCRKLRLQPGERLLDIGCGWGGLVLHAAQRYGVEAVGITLSERQAELAQHRIQEQGLAHRCRIEVRDYRHLPEDRPFDKVVSIGMVEHVGEQKLPEYFAAAWRALRDGGVFLNHGIGCREGDAGGMGAFMEQYVFPDSQLVPLHVTAREAERTGFHVRDVESLREHYALTLRHWVRRLESAHDRIVTLVGEGTYRVWRLYMAACARGFHMGLFDVYQTLLSKPRGGRSDLPLTRADWYRADQPGTS
- a CDS encoding substrate-binding domain-containing protein, with protein sequence MTTQRSKPICGIDAKSRPWFTMALGVLSVLWFSSGGTTGLAAESHRILVVGHGPEQPVIQELARAYEKRHPGTVIDIEWDRVLDTVAMVKSGQADLAVTGQRDPELRAAQVAWDGIAVIVNFANPLSEVTTDQVRALFSGEVQRWSSFEGSDARVELIRRTPDQNIDSGFEESLGIVGKMPESSKPARSDQKTLASVSGKDNAVSYISLKAALDAQGLGIPIRILTIDKVEPGEPTVKEGRYKLRRPVLFLSRKEAHPLVDSFTAFAQSAEGQAILSKMYTAYTPPPNQPKEAKPRDSNAPEAKQAS